A segment of the Nitrospina gracilis 3/211 genome:
GCCTAAGCCGGGAGGACCCCCAGAAACATCAGGTGATTCTGGAGTGTGAAGCTCTGAAGGCGCTGCCGCCGGCCCTGCAGGCCCGACTGGTTAGGCTGGCTTTGGAACGTGGACGCGGCAACCTGCGCCGGGTGACCTTCGACCATATCCTGAAGGTCCTGGCCCTGTTGGAACCAGGTCAGAGTGGAAAGGTGGTCTCCCGTGCCCGGGGACTGGGCTGCCGAGAGGGAGGCCCATTCCCTCAAGATATATAAAATCCCGGAGTCACAACCTGACATCTTAAAAAAAGGGTGATCATTTGATGGGCGAGGGGTGCCTCCTTCAGATTCCGGGGGTTACGGCCGTTGAATCTTTGGGAATTCAAATTTCGGCTGAAGTTAAAAAGGGGGTTCATAAAGAATCGGTCGACCTTCAACAGGCCCTTCTTGATTTTGATAAAACCGGTCCTGTATTGCGGATTCGCCACTGGCGAGCCGGCGACCGGTTTCAGCCCCTGGGTATGCAGGGATCCAAAAAGCTCAAGGATTACTTTAAAGATGAGAAAATTCCGCGGGCAGAAAGAAAAAGGATGACCGTATTGACAACTGCGGACGATCATATTATCTGGGTGTTAGGGGGGCGCATCTCGGAACTCTACCGGATTTCCGATCAGACCCGCAATACGTTGAATATCAGGGTTTTGAAATGAACGAGGGGCGCCAATACATTGGGCAAGATTCCCGCCCACGCGGGATAAAATATGCTACCATGGGGAAACAGGACGGCAATTGCCCAGATTAGATACAAAAGGAGACGGCCTTGAATCAATTTTATAAAAACCTCGCGTTGTGGCTGGTTATCGGCATCATCCTGATAGCTTTATTCAATATTTTCAACCAACCCATAACCCCTCAGTCGGAGATCGTCTTCAGTGAGTTCATGAACAAGGTGGAGAACGGTGAGGTGGCGGAAGTGGTCATGCAGGGCGATCACATTACCGGCAAGTACACCGATGGCCAGACCTTCCAGACTTACGCTCCGTCCAAGGACCCGGATCTCATCAAATCCCTTCGGGATAAAGACGTCCGCATGGTTGTGAAGCCGCCAGAGCAGACCAGCTGGTACATGAACGTCCTCATTTCGTGGTTCCCGATGATCCTGCTTCTGGGTATCTGGATTTTCTTCATGCGGCAGATGCAGTCCGGAGGCGGCAAGGCGCTTTCCTTTGGCAAAAGCAAGGCGCGCCTGATGAATGAAGGTAAAACCAAGACCACATTCAAGGATGTCTCCGGTTGTGATGAGGCAAAGGAAGAGCTCCATGAAATCATCGAGTTTTTGAAGGAGCCCCAGAAGTTCAGCAAGCTGGGCGGCAAGATTCCCAAGGGCGTCCTGCTGGTGGGTCCTCCGGGTACGGGCAAAACCCTGTTGGCCCGCGCCATTGCCGGCGAGGCGAACGTGCCGTTCTTCAGCATCAGCGGTTCGGACTTCGTTGAGATGTTTGTCGGCGTCGGCGCTTCGCGCGTTCGCGACCTGTTTGAGCAGGGCAAAAAGAACAGCCCGTGCATCATTTTCATCGACGAAATCGACGCCGTGGGACGACACCGCGGTGCGGGTCTCGGCGGCGGTCATGACGAGCGCGAACAGACCCTCAACCAGTTGCTGGTGGAAATGGACGGCTTCGAGAACAACGAAGGTGTCATTTTGATCGCTGCAACGAACCGTCCCGACGTCCTCGACCCCGCGCTGTTGCGGCCGGGCCGGTTTGACCGCCAGGTGGTGGTCGGACGTCCGGATATCAAGGGACGTGAAGGCATTCTAAAAGTGCACACCGCCAAGGTGCCGTTGTCCGATAATGTGAACCTCAAAGTGGTGGCCCGGGGCACGCCCGGTTTCACCGGCGCCGATCTCGCCAACCTGGTCAACGAAGCCGCACTCCTCGCTGCCCGTGATGAGAAGAAGGTGGTGACCATGGAGGACTTCGAGAACGCCAAAGACAAGGTCATGATGGGTGTCGAGCGCCGCAGTATGGTCATCACCGAGAAGGAAAAGAAAACCACCGCTTATCACGAAGCCGGACATGCGCTGGTGGCGTTCCTCCTGCCGGGGACCGATCCCCTGCACAAGGTGACCATCATTCCGCGGGGCCGTGCTCTGGGCGTGACCATGCAGTTGCCGGAAGATGAGAAGCACACGTATCCCAAGGAATACCTCATTCACCGTCTGGCCATCATGATGGGTGGGCGCGTGGCCGAGGAGGTCTGCCTGGGTGAAATCACCACCGGTGCGGGCAACGACATCGAAGTCGCAACAGAAACCGCGCGCAAGATGGTTTGCGAATGGGGTATGAGCGAGAAGATGGGGCCGTTGACCTACGGCACCAAGGAGGAGCAGGTGTTTCTGGGCAAGGATTTCTCCGCACAGAAGAACTTCAGCGACGAAACCGCCAAGCTCATCGATCTTGAGGTCAAAGCATTGGTCATGGGCGGCTACAATCGTGCGAAGGAACTGTTGACCGAAAATCGGGATGCACTGGAGCGGTTGGCGGTTGCCCTTCTGGAGCAGGAAACCCTGGACCTGGATGAGATCAAAGCCATCATAAAAAACCGTCCGCTGGACCCGGATTCTGACTCCGGAAAGACGGAACCTGCCGCCGGATTGAAGGCGGAGGACACCCAAAAAGGCAAGAAATCCAAAGGCCTCGACGAGGGCCTCGTGGGTGGGGGCGGTGTGCCTGATCCCACTCCTGCCTGAGGGCGGTCCGTGGCCTAAAAACTTCTGAACAACCAAAGCTCCATTCCGGCTGTGGCCAGTTTGGAGCTTTTTTTGTTTGCTTGTTTTATATAGAAATAAAAGGAGTGGTGGTATGAGCGATGACTTCTTTTCCGGCCCGACACGGATCATGGGAATCATCAACCTGTCTTCCAATTCTTTTTTTCGATCCAGTTACTCCGCTAATGAAAAGCAAGCGTTAAAAACCGCAGAACGCCTGATTGAGGACGGCGCGGACATGCTGGACATCGGGGCGGAGTCCACCCACCCCGGGTCGGAACCCATCCCGGACGAACAGGAATGGAAACTGCTGGAGCCGGTGGTGAAAACGCTGGTACGGGAAATTCCGGTTCCCATCTCCGTGGATACGTACAAGCCTTATGTTGCGCGGCGGGTGCTGGATCTCGGTGTGCACTGGATCAATGACATCTACGGCATGCGGTTTCCGGAAATGGTGGAAATAGTGTCCCGCTATCCGGCGGGGGTGATCATCATGCATATGCAGGGCACCCCGAAGACCATGCAGGTCGATCCGCAATATGTTGATTGCGTTGAAGACGTTTATGATTTTCTCGACCGCCGCATCACCGAAGCAGAGTTTGCGGGAATTCCCGCGGACCAGATCATGATCGATCCCGGCATTGGATTCGGCAAGACGGTCAGGCACAATCTGGAACTTGTATCCAATCTGGATAGGCTTGCTTCATTGGAAAAACCCGTGCTTTTGGGTGTTTCCCGCAAGGCGTTTATTGGTAAAATCCTGGATCTTCCCACGGACGAGAGAATGGAAGGTTCGTTGGCCGCGGCGGTGGTTGGAGTGTTGAAAGGCGCCCGTGTTCTTCGCGTTCACGACGTGCTGGAAACCGCCCGGGCCATCAAGATTGTGGAGGAACTCCGCAAGTACCGGAAGGAATGAAATGATACGTTTGTTTGTCAATGTGGACCACGTCGCCACCCTGCGGGAAGCCCGCAAAACCGTGGAGCCGGATCCGCTGAAAGCCGCACATCTGGCGGAGCAGGCCGGGGCCGATGGCATCACCGTGCATCTGCGAGAAGACCGGCGGCATATTCAGGACGGGGACGTGCACCGCATTCGGGAAGGCATCCGCACGCCGCTCAACCTGGAGATGGCGGCGGTGGAAGAGATGGTGGAACTTGCCATCAACGTCAAACCCTACCAGGTGTCGCTGGTGCCGGAGAAACGGCAGGAGATCACCACCGAGGGGGGCCTTGACGTGATCTCAAAGAAAAAACATCTTGCAGAAATCCGCGACCGCCTCGCACCGCTGGGCGTGAGGTTCAGCCTGTTTGTGGATCCGGACCTGCAACAACTCGATGCCGCGAGAGAAACCGGGGCCGACAGCGTCGAGATCAATACCGGACTTTACACGGAACTTGCTGACCCGGAACAGGTGGCGCTGGAGTTGAAGAAGATTCAGGCCGCCGCCCGTCATGCAAAGGGACTGGGCCTGCGCGTGTTCGCCGGGCACGGGTTGAACAACGAGAACGTGGTTCCTATTGCCGCGGTTCCCGAGGTTGAGGAACTCAACATCGGTCACAACCTGGTGGCACGGTCCGTTTATTGCGGCATGGAGCTGGCCGTCCGCGACATGATCCGGTGCATTGAAAAAGGTGTGGCACAAAGGGCGGTTTCTGCATGAAACCCGTGTTCATCTTATTGACCCCGCAATCAATTTGCACCATAATCGGAATCCCGCATTGCCCTGTTAGCGTCCCGCCACATTGGCGTTGAACAAGCCACGGAAGCAAGCGAAAATGACCACGACCCCGCCCTCCGGGACCGGGCCAACGTGTTTTTAGTCCAAGAAAAGCGCAAGTAAAGCAATTGGAGGTATCGGGATATGGCCACTAAAGTGGGTATCAACGGTTTTGGCCGCATCGGCCGGAACGTTTTGAAATGCATCTTGAGCGACAAGGAATGCGGCGAGATGGTGGACGTTGTGGCCATCAACGATCTCACCGATGCGGCGACGCTCGCGCACCTTTATAAATACGATTCCGTGCAGGGCGTGACCAAGGCGGAAGTCAAGGCGGATGGGGACAGCCTCGTCATCGACGGAAAAAGGATCAAGGTCCTGTCCCAGAAGGACCCGGCGGCGTTGCCTTGGAAAGACCTGGGAGTCGATGTGGTAATCGAGTCCACCGGCATTTTCACCAAGCGTGACGCCGCGGCCAAGCACCTGACCGCCGGGGCAAAGAAGGTCATTATCTCCGCGCCCGCCACCGATCCGGATGTGACAGTGGTGCTGGGTGTCAACGAAGGCAAGTACGACCCCATGCAGCACTCGATAGTTTCCAATGCCTCCTGCACCACCAACTGCCTTGCCCCGATGGTGAAGGTGCTGCATGACCGGCTCAAGATCAAAAAGGGATTGATGACCACCATCCATTCCTACACCAACGACCAGCGTATCCTGGACCTGCCGCACAAGGACCTGCGCCGCGCGCGGGCGGCGAACCTGTCGATGATCCCGACCACCACCGGCGCGGCGAAGGCGGTGTGTATTGTCCTGCCGGAGCTGGAAGGCCGACTCGACGGCATGGCCATCCGGGTTCCCACGCCCAACGTGTCGCTGGTGGACTTTGTGGCCGAAGTGGAAAAAGATACCTCGACGGAAGAAGTCAACTCCATGTTCCGCGAAGTGGCAGAGGGTGAACTCAAGGGCATCCTGCGTCTGGAGGAACAGCCGCTGGTGTCAATCGATTTCAACGGCGACGAGGATTCCTCGATCATCGATGGCCCCTCGACCAAGGTCATGGGAAAAAACATGGTGAAGGTGCTGTCGTGGTACGACAATGAATGGGGCTATTCCTCACGCACGAGGGATATCTTGAAGTTCATGATCAAAAAAGGAATCTGAACGCCAACGGACAATGGGCTTTATGCGAAAGACCCTGATTGCTGGCAACTGGAAAATGAACAAAACCCTTTCCGAAACGGAGGGGCTGTTGCAAGGGCTGGTCCGGCGGCTGGATTCCAACTGTCCGGCGGAGGTTGTGGTGGCACCGCCGTTCACCTCGCTTTCGCTTGCGGCATCCCTTCTTAAGGGAACGGGTATCGGGCTTTCCGCACAGAACGTGTTTGCTGAAGACGCCGGTGCCTATACGGGTGAGATTTCCGCGCCCATGCTGGTGGAGGCCGGATGCGGCTGGGTGATTGTCGGCCACTCGGAGCGGCGGCACCAGTTTTGCGAATCGGAGGCGCTCATCAACCGAAAGGTGAAGCACGCTCTCGATCATGGCCTCAACGTCATCCTTTGTGTCGGTGAAACCGATGTCGAACGCGATGCGGAGCAGACCGAACACGTGGTTCATTTGCAATTGACCGAAGGCTTGAAGGACATTGAGTCGTCTGCGGTCGGAAGGGTGGTCGTCGCTTATGAACCGGTGTGGGCCATCGGTACAGGTAAGAACGCCACTCCACAACAGGCCGAACAGGTGCATTGCCTGATCCGGAAATGGATCGGCGAATTGTATGGGCCCGCCGCCGGAGAGTCCATGCGGGTTCTTTATGGCGGCAGTGTGACGCCGGAGAACAGCCGCGGTCTTCTGGGTAAAGACAACATCGATGGCGCTTTGGTGGGCGGCGCGAGTTTGGACGTGGATTCATTTTGTGCTATTATTGGCTCGGTTGAGTGATTCTTAGGAGGTTGGTTTGCATACGTTTGTTACGGTATTACACATTGCCGCTGCAGTTTTCCTGATTCTCGTCGTCCTGTTGCAGTCCGGCAAAGGCGCGGCCATGGGAGCGGTGTTCGGTTCCGGGTCCAGCCAGACCATGTTTGGCAGCAGTGGGGCGGGAAATTTTTTGACCAAACTCACCACCATTGCGGCCATCGTGTTCATGATCACGTCCCTCAGCCTGGCGACCGTGCTGTCCAGCAAAAAGCAGGATTCCGTGATCAACGAAGTGGAAGAAACCACGACCATCCCGACCCAGCCAGCTCAGGACAATTCCAAGAAATAAATTCGCTTCAATGCCGATGTGGTGGAACTGGTAGACACGTGCGCTTGAGGGGCGTATGGGGCAACCCGTGGGAGTTCGAATCTCCCCATCGGCACCATCCACTTGCCTTTGCCGGCGAGAGCCTCCGAATTTGAATCATGCAGATTCAAACGCTGGGCGACCTGTTTGCCCATCCAAGCTTCCAGACCCTGTTCCTCACCATCCTGATTGTCTTCGCCAACATCATCATCGGCGTCAGCATGCTTCCCCAGGACCGGCGAAAACGCTGGTACCAGTTGCACCGTTACGTTTATGTTGCGTCGATCGCCATGTTGGGTTTGTTTCTCTATGTCAACCACCAGCTTGGGAACAATGACGGATTCATCTATTTTGTTGCCGCCTACTTTCTGACCGCCATCCCCTTGAGCCGTAAAATGAACGTCACCCTGCACGCGGTGATTGCGTCCGTGGGCCTGGTTTTACTGATAGGCATGGCAGCCTTGAGCGTATTATGAGCCAGAAAGGGCAATTGCAGCGGGTTTCGGGAATGTGCTTTAATGTTGATAATTCAACCGGTGCATGACGATGGAAGGGTTTGAATGAGCCAGTTTGATCTCGCCATCCTGGGAGGTGGCACAGCCGGTCTCGCCGCTGCCCGGCAAGGCAGCGACATGGGTGCGCGCGTGTGCCTCGTAGAGATGGATGCCCTGGGCGGCCACTACCTGAACCGTGGACTCCACCCTGTGCGCACCCTTCTTGCCGAACCGGAATTCGGGACCGTTCGGCCTGTCGATTGGGAGGGCGTGCGGACACGTTTTCCGATGATCGCAAAGGCCGCTTCTAACAAGGCGAGGCATGACCTGGAAGCATCCGGCGTGACTCTGATCGAAGGTAAGGGAACCCTTGCCGGAACCGGTATCCTTCGTGTCGAAACGGAAAAGGGCAAGCAGGAAGTGCAGGCCGCTAATGTGGTTCTGGCTATGGGCTCGGACGCCGAATCCATTGCCACCGTTCCCTTCGATGAAGACACCATCCTTCCAGTCGACCGATTTCTTGAATTGGAGAAATTGCCGGAGTCGATTCTGATCCTGGGAGACGGAGTGGCGGTGATTGAAACGGCACTCTTCTTTAACCGCCTGGGTACCAGGGTATTCCTGTGCAATGAACAGAAACGGATGGTTGCCGACCGTGATCCCGAACTGATCGACGTTTTGGAAACCGGTTTGAAGCGGGCCAAGGTAAAATCCCTGTTTAACAAAAAGATCCTGTCCATTTTGAAGCAAGACAACGGTATCGATATCACCCTGGATGGTGGAATCAAGTTTTCCGTCGAAAAAATCCTGGTCGGTTACAGGCGCGTGGGACGCACACCGGGGTCGTTGGACGCCGCGATGGGTATGGAAATGGGAGACCGTCGGGAAATCTGGGCCGACGCCTGCATGCGCACGTCTGTTAAAAATGTTTTCGCTGCGGGAAGTGTGACCGGGCACGAACGTTCGCCGGAACACTCCAGCGAGGAAGGCCGCACCGCCGCACAGAACGCCTTGGGAAAAGAAAGAATTTTGGACCAGGGCGGCATTCCTTTTCGCCTGCATTCCAATCCGCCTCTGGCCGCGGTGGGTTGCCGGGCAGAAGACGCACACCACAAGGGATACTTAAAGCCGGTGGAAGGCCGTTACAACGGGTTGCCTTTGAATGCAGACGAAATTCCAGGTCAGGGTGGCGGGTTTTGCAAATTGCTGGCCGACCGGGAAAGTCGGAAAGTCATCGGCGCACAGATATCGGGAATCGGCGCATCCGAAATGCTCACGCTGGCGACGCTGGCCATTCAACGGGGCATGACGGTGAAGGCGCTGACACAACTTTTACCTGGTTTTGGGGACTCAGCAAACGGGGTTTTGGAAGCCGCGCGGGCCTGCCTGCGAGGTTTGACTCCAAGGCGATAATTCAACGGTTTGTGATGTAACTATCTTACCTTGACTCCATTTTCTAATTATGTTAAAAACCATCCTTTGCTAGAGTGGTATGTCCATTCTTGGTTGACTATCCAGGATTTCAGGATTTATTTAAACAATTGAGTTAAAAGAACTTATGGCACAACCTTCCAAAAATCCAAACATCCCCCCGGCCAAGCCTGCGGCCAAGGACAAGGGCGGTAAAGAGAAACCCAACAATCTTTACTCAAGACGGGATTTTTTCTCGTATGCCGGTTGGGCCGGGTTCATGGCCACTTTGGGTTTGTCATCCGTTTATTTTCTCCGCTTGTTGTTCCCGCGTGTATTGTTTGAACCGTCCCCCAAATTCAAGGCTGGCAAGGTGAGCGATTACACAGTGGGAGAAGTGAGCACCAAGTGGGTTAAGGATCAGCGTGTCTGGATTGTGCGTGAGGAGCAGCGGCTGTATGCAATTCTGGCCCGCTGCACGCATCTGGGTTGCACGCCATTGTGGCTTCGATCGGAAGGTAAATACAAGTGCCCCTGCCATGGCAGTGGTTTCACTATGGATGGAATCAATTTCGAAGGTCCGGCTCCGCGCCCTCTGGAACGCTTGAAGGTGGGCATTGCCCCGGACGGTGAGATTGTTGTCGATAAAAGCAAAGTGTTTCTGTACGAGAAAGGCGAGTGGGAAGAGCCGGGTTCTTACCTCAGGACCTGATGCGCATGGTCCCGTGTCCGCCTTTTTTTATTAGATTAATCAGCAGTGTTTAGGAGATTGAGTTTTGGCTAAACCCAAAATTCCGAATTTTGAAGAGATCAAAGAGTCCATCAAAAGCGGAAAGCTTTTTGAGGAAGCGGCGGAGAAGATCACCGAATCCCAGGTTTGGACCTCGTCGTTCCGCCATGGATACGCCGACACTCCGCGGAACCGCGTTTTGCAGATCGCGAGTAACGTCTGGCTCCACCTGCATCCCGTAAAAATCCACCGCCATGCGCTGCGTATCAAGTTCACCTGGTGCATGGGTGGGATTACCTTCCTGCTCTTTCTTTCCCTCGTTGTGACGGGCATCATTCTGATGTTTTACTACCGTCCGGTGGGGGAATACGCTTACTATGACATGAAATACCTGCAGTATGACGTCCCGTTTGGCATGTTGATGCGGAACATGCATCGATGGGCGGCACACGCGATGGTCATCACCGTCTGGTTGCACATGTTCCGGGTGTTTTTAACGGGCTCGTACAAACCACCCCGCGAGTTCAACTGGGTGATCGGCGTGTTTCTCGTGACCTTCACGCTTCTCCTGAGCTTCACCGGTTATCTCTTGCCGTGGGACCAGCTGGCGATGTGGGCGGTCACCGTAGGCACCAATATGGCGCGGGCGACACCGTTCCTCGGGTCTGAAGGTCCTTTTGCGGAATATGTGGGTGTGACGGCAAGGTACGACGCCCGTTCCATGCTGTTGGGCGGCAGTCTTGTGGGACCGCCGGCATTGCTCCGTTTTTACGTATTGCACTGTATTCTGATACCTCTGGTGGCCGGCGCCCTGATGATCGTCCATTTCTGGCGAATCCGAAAGGACGGAGGCATCTCCGGACCGCTTTGATAAGTTGTTGTTCACGTTTCGCTGATTGAAACTTTTTGAAGGATAGGAAGTCTTTCTATGGGGACCGCAGAGAAACCACCTGCCAAGCCACCCGCCAAACCGGCCGCCAAGGCGCCGGCTAAAGCGGCTCCGAAAAAGAAAGTAGAGGATCTGCCGGAGAAAGTCCACGTCTGGCCTTATCTGGTCCGTCTGGAGTTTCTCTGCGCCATCATCGTCAGTGTTCTGTTGACGGTGTGGTCGATCACGATCGATGCGCCGCTTGAAGAGGCGGCCAATCCGACCAAAACACCCAACCCGTCCAAGGCGCCGTGGTACTTTCTCGGCCTGCA
Coding sequences within it:
- the tpiA gene encoding triose-phosphate isomerase, which translates into the protein MRKTLIAGNWKMNKTLSETEGLLQGLVRRLDSNCPAEVVVAPPFTSLSLAASLLKGTGIGLSAQNVFAEDAGAYTGEISAPMLVEAGCGWVIVGHSERRHQFCESEALINRKVKHALDHGLNVILCVGETDVERDAEQTEHVVHLQLTEGLKDIESSAVGRVVVAYEPVWAIGTGKNATPQQAEQVHCLIRKWIGELYGPAAGESMRVLYGGSVTPENSRGLLGKDNIDGALVGGASLDVDSFCAIIGSVE
- a CDS encoding cytochrome b N-terminal domain-containing protein, whose product is MAKPKIPNFEEIKESIKSGKLFEEAAEKITESQVWTSSFRHGYADTPRNRVLQIASNVWLHLHPVKIHRHALRIKFTWCMGGITFLLFLSLVVTGIILMFYYRPVGEYAYYDMKYLQYDVPFGMLMRNMHRWAAHAMVITVWLHMFRVFLTGSYKPPREFNWVIGVFLVTFTLLLSFTGYLLPWDQLAMWAVTVGTNMARATPFLGSEGPFAEYVGVTARYDARSMLLGGSLVGPPALLRFYVLHCILIPLVAGALMIVHFWRIRKDGGISGPL
- the ftsH gene encoding ATP-dependent zinc metalloprotease FtsH, with amino-acid sequence MNQFYKNLALWLVIGIILIALFNIFNQPITPQSEIVFSEFMNKVENGEVAEVVMQGDHITGKYTDGQTFQTYAPSKDPDLIKSLRDKDVRMVVKPPEQTSWYMNVLISWFPMILLLGIWIFFMRQMQSGGGKALSFGKSKARLMNEGKTKTTFKDVSGCDEAKEELHEIIEFLKEPQKFSKLGGKIPKGVLLVGPPGTGKTLLARAIAGEANVPFFSISGSDFVEMFVGVGASRVRDLFEQGKKNSPCIIFIDEIDAVGRHRGAGLGGGHDEREQTLNQLLVEMDGFENNEGVILIAATNRPDVLDPALLRPGRFDRQVVVGRPDIKGREGILKVHTAKVPLSDNVNLKVVARGTPGFTGADLANLVNEAALLAARDEKKVVTMEDFENAKDKVMMGVERRSMVITEKEKKTTAYHEAGHALVAFLLPGTDPLHKVTIIPRGRALGVTMQLPEDEKHTYPKEYLIHRLAIMMGGRVAEEVCLGEITTGAGNDIEVATETARKMVCEWGMSEKMGPLTYGTKEEQVFLGKDFSAQKNFSDETAKLIDLEVKALVMGGYNRAKELLTENRDALERLAVALLEQETLDLDEIKAIIKNRPLDPDSDSGKTEPAAGLKAEDTQKGKKSKGLDEGLVGGGGVPDPTPA
- the secG gene encoding preprotein translocase subunit SecG, with translation MHTFVTVLHIAAAVFLILVVLLQSGKGAAMGAVFGSGSSQTMFGSSGAGNFLTKLTTIAAIVFMITSLSLATVLSSKKQDSVINEVEETTTIPTQPAQDNSKK
- the folP gene encoding dihydropteroate synthase, whose product is MSDDFFSGPTRIMGIINLSSNSFFRSSYSANEKQALKTAERLIEDGADMLDIGAESTHPGSEPIPDEQEWKLLEPVVKTLVREIPVPISVDTYKPYVARRVLDLGVHWINDIYGMRFPEMVEIVSRYPAGVIIMHMQGTPKTMQVDPQYVDCVEDVYDFLDRRITEAEFAGIPADQIMIDPGIGFGKTVRHNLELVSNLDRLASLEKPVLLGVSRKAFIGKILDLPTDERMEGSLAAAVVGVLKGARVLRVHDVLETARAIKIVEELRKYRKE
- the tilS gene encoding tRNA lysidine(34) synthetase TilS — translated: MGEGCLLQIPGVTAVESLGIQISAEVKKGVHKESVDLQQALLDFDKTGPVLRIRHWRAGDRFQPLGMQGSKKLKDYFKDEKIPRAERKRMTVLTTADDHIIWVLGGRISELYRISDQTRNTLNIRVLK
- a CDS encoding pyridoxine 5'-phosphate synthase yields the protein MIRLFVNVDHVATLREARKTVEPDPLKAAHLAEQAGADGITVHLREDRRHIQDGDVHRIREGIRTPLNLEMAAVEEMVELAINVKPYQVSLVPEKRQEITTEGGLDVISKKKHLAEIRDRLAPLGVRFSLFVDPDLQQLDAARETGADSVEINTGLYTELADPEQVALELKKIQAAARHAKGLGLRVFAGHGLNNENVVPIAAVPEVEELNIGHNLVARSVYCGMELAVRDMIRCIEKGVAQRAVSA
- a CDS encoding QcrA and Rieske domain-containing protein → MAQPSKNPNIPPAKPAAKDKGGKEKPNNLYSRRDFFSYAGWAGFMATLGLSSVYFLRLLFPRVLFEPSPKFKAGKVSDYTVGEVSTKWVKDQRVWIVREEQRLYAILARCTHLGCTPLWLRSEGKYKCPCHGSGFTMDGINFEGPAPRPLERLKVGIAPDGEIVVDKSKVFLYEKGEWEEPGSYLRT
- a CDS encoding FAD-dependent oxidoreductase — protein: MSQFDLAILGGGTAGLAAARQGSDMGARVCLVEMDALGGHYLNRGLHPVRTLLAEPEFGTVRPVDWEGVRTRFPMIAKAASNKARHDLEASGVTLIEGKGTLAGTGILRVETEKGKQEVQAANVVLAMGSDAESIATVPFDEDTILPVDRFLELEKLPESILILGDGVAVIETALFFNRLGTRVFLCNEQKRMVADRDPELIDVLETGLKRAKVKSLFNKKILSILKQDNGIDITLDGGIKFSVEKILVGYRRVGRTPGSLDAAMGMEMGDRREIWADACMRTSVKNVFAAGSVTGHERSPEHSSEEGRTAAQNALGKERILDQGGIPFRLHSNPPLAAVGCRAEDAHHKGYLKPVEGRYNGLPLNADEIPGQGGGFCKLLADRESRKVIGAQISGIGASEMLTLATLAIQRGMTVKALTQLLPGFGDSANGVLEAARACLRGLTPRR
- the gap gene encoding type I glyceraldehyde-3-phosphate dehydrogenase; its protein translation is MATKVGINGFGRIGRNVLKCILSDKECGEMVDVVAINDLTDAATLAHLYKYDSVQGVTKAEVKADGDSLVIDGKRIKVLSQKDPAALPWKDLGVDVVIESTGIFTKRDAAAKHLTAGAKKVIISAPATDPDVTVVLGVNEGKYDPMQHSIVSNASCTTNCLAPMVKVLHDRLKIKKGLMTTIHSYTNDQRILDLPHKDLRRARAANLSMIPTTTGAAKAVCIVLPELEGRLDGMAIRVPTPNVSLVDFVAEVEKDTSTEEVNSMFREVAEGELKGILRLEEQPLVSIDFNGDEDSSIIDGPSTKVMGKNMVKVLSWYDNEWGYSSRTRDILKFMIKKGI